gctacaaggtctccccagagcctcctcttgtccaggctgcacaaccccaactctctcagcctgtcctcacaggagaagtgttccatccctctgatcctttttgtggccctcctctggacccactccatcAGGTCCATGTCTAGAAGCCAAAATGAAGTCATTCAGGACTCACACATGCTTCATCAATGTTGCTACAATTTAAATCAAAAGTAAAACCATAGACAGATGCATTATCACAGAAAATGAAGCAAGCCAGATCCTTCTCACTTCAGAGCCTGATTTGCTGCTGAAACCCCATATATTTCAGAAAGAAGAATCTTTTTATCAGCAAGCAGGAAATAAACtccacaaagcagaagaaatttcaGAACAACTGCATCGACAGCTTCCTTTCtaagagcaaaagaaagaaagagacaagCTGTAGTACCAGCTCTTCACAGGTGGCATTCTGGGGTTAGCAGTAACACATGGTCAGTGCCAGAATGTGAACAATGTTCCCTCAGTTGTAGGCCTGCCTTCTCACATAGCCCTGTCTCTTCAAAGGAGGACACGGACACTAGCAACAGCTCTAGGACTCAGAATAATGCATATAATTTAAGGCTCCTCTCAAGCAACAGAACTAACAAAAAAGTGCTATAGGAAACATTTAAACTGCCACGATATTTAAACGAGCCTCGAAGTCCTTACACACACACCAACCCCCAAGTCACAGGCACCAGTATAAAACTGGCTATGAAGCCCTTTTTGCACCTGCAGAAGTAGAATGCCAACACCACACccctgctcctcagccctgctctcgtttctctgcttctgcttcagcGTGCAAGTAAAGCTCCACAGCTCCCTGAGCTGGGTTCCCATGGGCTGTTGTACCAGGTTGCCTCTGCCAGGCTTTACAGGTGGCTGCCTGCTCTAACTGGGGAGAGGCACTTCTCTTAAAGCAGTGACTTCTACCCTGCAGCTGTACCCACACTGCAGCTTGGGAACTGCTGTCTAGAGCAACTGGTGGTGAATTCCTTGCTCAACACACAGAGTGCACTCCCGACTCTACTTTCTCTTAGACCCTACAGGTTTCAGTTCCCCACGTCCCACTAAAGTGCAAACTAACTGTTGCCCTGATCTTACCCACAATACAGCTGTCTAGAAGTTAATGTGCAACACGTAGCAACACAGCCCCAAATCATCTGCTGTGACTCTTGAGCCATCACATGCAGACTACTCACCAGCCGATCACGCTTGGTCGCCCATTCCAGAGACAGCAACGGAGATTTGGAAATGGATGAAGCTTTAGTTTGCATTATGGGGTTAAAAGACCAGACTTTGATGACCCCGTCCACATCCAAGCTGGCCACTCTCCGTCCAGAACAATCAACCCTATGTGCAGAAGGAAACTGATTGGATATTTTTCTCCCTGAAGTTCTCCGATGCAAGCAGATACTCCAGTAACCCTTCCTCTCCTGGCCACACACCAACTGCTTCTGCAGGAATCAGAACTTCCCTGCACCACTTCCTGTTCCGTCGACAGGAACTGGCACAGTGAAGCACACCAAGCTCCACACGCAAAGCACAATGCCCTTAATACCATCTTGCTTTCCCAGGCAGTTTCCTCCTGACTGGCACCTCCCAATCACAAAGATCTGTCCATTCTCACTGCACACGCTACAGGCTATTTTCAATCACACCAACTCGACTGTCCTACAACCAAGAGCACATGCACGATGTGCTGGACAGAAGAGAGGCTAGGAGAAAGAGGCCAGACACAGCTGGTCCTCTACAGAGGCTTCTACAAGAAAGTCCTCTTCTGCCAGTTCGTTACCTGCAGTACATGATGGATGAATGGTGCTCCCCATACTCCTCCTGGCTCAGGACGATGAAAGGCTGCTCCTGCCGGACCCCCACAGCCTCTGCACTGCTGGTAGGCATTCTGGTTGCAGTCTCTGCTTGCTCAGCATGCAGGTCTGAACATGGCTCTGTCTCCACTGTGCTAATATCTGTTTTCTTCTCAGCACTTTGGCCCTGAAGGAAGAAATCCTTTGTGAAATCCAAGGAACAGCAGCTCCACATCAAGCTCTTCAGACAACCCAGCctgctgggaggaaaaaaccAAGAAGCTGCACTGAAATAGAAGCATTGTCAGTTCAGCATCCCTTCTGCCAGGGACCTTTCCAAGCACAAGGGCAGTGTGTTGCACAGTTGCAACATTTAATCTGGCTTCTTTGGTTGTAGAGTTCCTTATATCCCCCTCCATGTGCCCAGCCATACACTTCCCTGTAAGCATTAAAGGAACCACATCATCTCTGTTTGGCATACCTCAGCTGACATCAGAGGCCCATTTTGATGCCATCAGAGTTCAGACTCTCAAGCAAATCAACATATTTCAAGGAATTAATTCTTGCATTCAGCAATATAAGTTAAGTCTGTATAATATGCAGTTCAGTAAACCTGCACAAAAACTTGTGTTGGATGGCAAGCCCCAGTGGATGGATGGATTATCCTCATCCGCCAGAAATTTAGTCTCTGTGCACTGGGTCAACCACTGCAGCCAACTGACTGATGACAACAGTGGAGTCAACATAGGAGTTCAAAAGTTTAAAACCCAATTGGCAGGGCAGACAGAACAAATGGAAGTTTAGGAGGTGAAGGCATCTGAATGATCAGCACTGCAGCACACAGAAGTGTGTGAAAGCAGCTTAGTCTTCTCTTGCCACCAGAAGCTGAACAAGAAGTAGTTATAGCACGTAAGCCAGTAAAACATCTGCAAGCATTGCTTTGCTAAACCATCCTCTGAAGATGAAGTGTCCCCAAAAGGAATTAGTATTGATGGTTTTGAATCCCTGTTCCCTAACACATCCTTGCCTTACTTATAGTAGCTTTCACATCTCGAGCAATGGGCAAAACACTGCATAATCAAATCATCTGAAAGCACAACACTGGAAAAGATCAGGAAATAAATCCAAGAATGCCCCTCTGTGTTGATTAATGTGGAGAGATAACAACCAATGAATGACACTCATGGGAAAGAAACAGTGCCACCTTTCAGCCTCCTTTCTGCTTACATACATTGAGAACAACAGAAAGCTAAATAGTATCAGCTTCCCTTAGAGCACCAGAAGCAACTTTTACAGAGACAGGAAAACACTGCCTTAACCTGGAAcatcacagaaaaagagaagtcaaTAGATACTTACTGGGAAACTGGACTTTGCAATTTTCTGACCAATGTTTCATGAAAGTATTTCAGATGAGCcataaagaaaaaagttctctTGTAGCCTTGAATGCTCAGTGGTGGAGTAACATCTCCTCTCTAAAGCAGCACTCTCCCACGCAGAACAGCCACACATACGGGCTGGCAGGCAACAGTCCCTCAGCCCTGTCTCTCCCCCAAGGCAAGGTGTCTCACACAGCAAAACCAGACATGGCTCAGATGCTGCCATCACTCCTCCTGTGCCCTATCCTTTGACCAGGTGGCTGCTGAAAGCCAGACAACACACAGGTGAACAGAAGCAGTCCACTCAGCTTCAGCAGTTAAAATCCAGGACATGGTTTTATTATTTCAATAGATTAGAAAGGAGGCAGAACTGCAACACAGAGTGCATAAAACTCCAAAAAGCAAATGCTGTTATGAAGGATATTTCTGCTCCTATCCAGGAAAACTTTCTATCAATTTTTTGTGTGTCCCACACAGAGTCTGCACAAACCACCATAAGAACCCACAGGAGAAAACTCACTTGGGCTGGATGGGTGAGCCAAGCCCATTGCCACTAAGTAATGGGGATTACAACAAAATATTTGAACATAATCATTAAGGTGGATGAAACATACCCTTGCCAGGACCAGGCTGTTGAAAAGATGATGACAAAAGACAACTCTTCTTCCATTTGAAATGTCAATACTGATTTCCTTCCAGAGACACAAATAAACAGAGTGTGGAAGGAGTTGATTAACTACAGAGATTAACCTTTGATACAGTTAGATCTGAGTAGCAATTCTGAAGCTTAACGGGAACACTTGCACTTGTTTTACCACCTAGCACAACAAACTACAGAAATACCAGCCCTCcgcttcccagccctgcagcattgCCCGATACCTGGAAGGTCCCTTTCGACAGCagttccttcctttccctcccatGCTCTTGCAAGCGCTTCTGCCGCTGCTGCAGGGAACTCGACTCGCCTGCTACTAACCCACTGAAGTGGCTCTTCCCGTCCTTACTGCTCACTGTTCCGTCTTTTCCTTTGGCACTCTGGAAGGCAGAGGAATGATTTGGCAAAGTTACACTTGTGCTAGGCtgcagaacaaaaagcaaaagaatagGCAAAGAAACGAAGCACTTGCAAGGGCTCCACAAGCCCCCAGACAACAGCAGCTGTTCCTGTGCTGCATTCAGGCCCAGCATACGCTTGCAAGACAGGAAAGGACATTTGATTTTTTCAGGTGGAAGTAAAAGCTTGGAGCAGTGCTGAGCTGTAAGTTGACTCCTTGGATGTGGAGCACCTTTCAATGACCACAATTGAGAATTACCTGGTGATTCGTTGGTTCTTTCTTCCCTAGCAGCATACTGGCACTCTGCGTTGGAGAAGCCCCACCTGGATGGGCTTGTCTGGAAGGGCCCTTTTTACTCTGAGAGAGAAAAGATGACAGAAAGCCTCCCCGGGACTGAAGAGAATGTGCCATGCTCCTCTGGCTGCAGGTCATATcactaattagaaaaaaaaccaacaaaacaaaacaaacaaacaccaaacaGAATATGAAAGTGTAGCCAGACAACCTGATCAAAGACCACCCAACAAGCAAAGTGCCAGCTGCCTGAACCACTGGAGGACAGATGTTCCTTTACAAGCCGATGGACCACTATGCATTAAAAAACTCTCTTAAAAACACCCTGTTAGTGCCTGCAGCAGATCATTATAATTACTGCAACCAAAGCTCACTTCTCAGAGATACCATTGAGACAGCgggcccagctgctgctgaatcCCCTGTAGGGCCACTGCCAACTCCTTCCACTCCATCTGGTTAGTTTAGAAAGACCCTAAGGGAAAGGCAGGGAAATGAGGATTTCCAGAGAACCTATTCAGCTGGGATTCCCAATTCAAGGCATAAAAGCAACCTACTTTGAGAGGCATTCAGTATCCACTGTTTCACTGAACACCCTTAGATACTCAGCAAGTCATGTTCAGCAATTTTAAAGCACAGGCCCTCAGTATCGCAAAAACTGGAcccaaagaaaataagaaagtttAGGTCCATTTCTATGATTACATACACCTCCCTTCTCAGCCCACAACAtcaagagcagcagctgcttcccAGAACATGGGAAGTGTCTGACCTCACTCTGCTACAGCTTCCTCTGAGAGCAGGGCAGCACCAGGGGGAGCAGAATGCAGTCACCTTCAGTGTGTCTGTCCTTTCTTCTAGGAAAGAGCTGTTCAACCAAAGCTGGGCTTTGGGTTGAGCAGACACATGGAAAAACCAACCAGAACTGGACCCCATACTAAGAGACAAGTTACACACACAAGAAATGTCACTTCTAAGGCAAGTTTTTcaaataaaagtggaaaaaaataaatatgggaATAAATTATCCCATCCCTCACATCCCTCTCCCCGATGTATGCAGATGAACATCAAGGCTTTCCatgccaaaaaaaattaaaaaatccctcTCAAATTAAACTCTTAGCCTGTTCTGTGCAGAGAGTGCACAGAATTTATCAAGATAGTTCACCAGACACTTAAGTCTACTTAATCAGAAAACTTCTAGACTAAAACAAAGACTTCATGTGTGTTCTCTGCTACAATTTACCTTTGTCACTGTCAGCAGCATAATATGATCAATCCCCCTCCTGTCTGAATGGAAGTGAAAGAAGCACATGGGAAAGTCAAAGCCCTAGCAGTGTTATTAATGCCTTGCGGCTAAGCTACGTCTGCTTTCAGATCCTtttaaaccaaggaaaaaaaaaaatttcaacagAATGCATTCAAACACACAGATCTGCTTTGCATGACTGTGTACTGGGAGAAAAATAGGAGTTCAAGTAATAATTAAACAAGGTGTATCACTGTGCATGTTGCCTAATTTCCACAGATAGGAATACAACAGAGGTAGCCACAAAACACATTAACTGCAGCAAGTTTATGGGGAATTGTGTGCATAACTGCGCCTCACATAAGAGAAACTCATTTTTCCTTGACTTTGCAAAAGCAAGAAAGCACCTCTGTGTAACAATGACCCCTTTGGGTCATACAGTAACAGTGTCTACAAAACAACACAGGGCACGGCAGGCATTAAAGTGGAATCTCTTGACTAAAGGAGTCAAGAGACAATCCACTTCATTTGAGCAATACTTCAGGGTGTTGCACTGCTACcagagccctggctgcccagaagacCTTGGTGTAATGCTGGGAGCGGAGCACACTTCCATGTGTGCTCGGGTTCTCATCCATTGGCAAGGATCTCTCTCCCAAGTGGCAGGAGGGATGCCCATCATGAATTCCGCCATGAGACCCTCTTAGCTCACCAGAATTTCTGCCTGGATGTCTTTCTGCATTGATTCCCTGGGCAGGGAACAAGGAAAATAACCCCCCAGGAGCCTCCCTGACCCAATAAAAGCAGCagagcctgtccccagctcctcccCTGCAGGCACTCACAGCTCAGAGTCCCCTAGTCGATCCATGTTGGCCACATATGCAGGCAACTTGTGATGCACAACTGCTTGTTCCACCTCCAGTTCATCTTTCTTCATGCGGGAGGACTCAGCCTGCAAAGCAAATAGCTACAACAAGAGAAGAAAGCGACGTCAGCAGAGGATCACCGAGATTCACTTCCTCCCCACTTGCCGAAGTGtttactgctttttatttcagcagCCCTAGAAGGTGTGGAGGGAAGAAAGCCACTCTGACTGGCCGAGCGCCACATTAGTCCAAGCAGACGAAACAATCAGTACGTTACACACATGAAACTGGAGCCTACTTAAAACCCTTCACTCCTCTCCTTGGGCTGTTACTGTAAGGACAACTAACGATGCTGGGAAACGAGAGCTGGCCAGGGCAGAGCTGATCAGCCACTCCATGCAGGCAGTTCAAGGCCACGGCAACGCATGTGAGCAGCAGTAGAGATGCATGGGCTCCGAGCCCAGAAGGTAATCTTCTTCCCACAGTCAAGGCTTCGTGAGCTGGCATAGCACCAACGCCATCAGGTGACCCTGAAATCCAGCTCCACACCCTGCCCAGCTCTCTCCCAAGCATGACGGTGAGATTTATCTCCACGTTACAGAGGaagagatgtttttctttttcccctcttagcagagaggaacctcaggACACAGCTTTTTGTGACGGATGTGGCTTATGCTTGTGACTCGTGTTCAGATGAAGAGTTCCTCAGGCTTTTCTGTTTCCGCACATGTTTTTCAGATGTAATTCTTCTATTTTCCTTTTATCATagtatttaagaaaagaaattacaagaagaaaaaggagcttTAGAAATCCAGCTTGCTATTCATGCATTTGCATTGTTTCAACAGCGAAAACAGAATCACTACTTAATTTCAAGTAGTATCAAATTCAATATTTCTTCacatcattttttatttaaacctcTATTCTATAGGTAgctgcttccttttctgaccTGAGCAGTCCTCTAAAAAGGAAAATCTAGTTTTTACCTCTGCCTGTTTGCCAGAGAACACTTATGCAGTCTGTAAGTGATATTGATCAACataccacaaacaaaaaacagctttAATTTGACTAAAAGTACAGAATACAAAattggaggaaataaaaaagctgtttcaAAACACACCTTCTGCTTCTGTCCCTATTCACTGACCATCTCTGCAGAACCCTCCTGTCAAAGTTCGTCTGATCCACTGACTCCATACAGTACACAGTGACAAAACTCacttttcttttgcaaaaaagCCTCCTTTTTGAAATTAATTATTCTGTTTTACTTCAACACTTTAAGCACAAATGAACAATGTTGATCAGCTACCAAAACAATTGAAACAGGAAGCATGACATACAACATAGTGTTTCAGAACACAGAAGGTAAAGAACAAAACTTTACTGAAGTATTCACACAGAGAGAGCTTTTACTTGGTATGTTTGAGGAAGTGAAACTGAAGTGCTGCTTACAGAAACAAGGCTTCCCACTTGTACATGACCATCCACATGTGATCTGTAGCTTAGAGAGTTCCTAAACTGCAGATTTCCCAAATCTCTCTAATAGAAAATTATACTGGGAAAGGACCAAACAGTGTTGCATATTCTTACGCCCTCTCTCTAAGCACCTGCTGATGATACTGTCAAAAACAAGACATGGAGCTGGGCAACATTTTGTCTGGTCAGCCCCTCTTACAGTTTACTGTAAGGTCCAGAGTTGCGAAGCAGACATTTGCAACACTTTTATTAGTTAATCTAAATTGCTTTAAGTGCACTTCAACCAGGGTGAAGTGGCCATTTCAGAAGtaacagtttctgcctctttgcCAGAAGTTACTGCCTGCTTCTATCGCTTCATCAGCTAAAATCTGGAAGTGACTGGATGCTATTCACAAGTTTCCATGCAAAGTCAGCCATATATGCCCTTAACCTGCCACTAGTTTCAGTTTGTCTTAACTTTGCAGTATAGCAGGAAAGCAGTTTACACAGCATCCAGCCACCTGCCACATAGCACAGGGAGAGGGACAGTCACCTACGGCAGAGGGACAGTAATACCCTGAATAGACATTTCACAATATGATCAAGTCTTCAGTTTGTTGGAGACAGTTGGAAGATAAATCAAAATAACAAAGGACTTCTACAAGAATCTGCCTTGGAATAACCACACTGAAATGAACAGTTACAACTTTCTTGAATGGATAAAACCAGTTTTACAGAACTCACAGCTCCCTACAAACAGCAACTAAAGAGTGACTTCAGTTCTGACCTTATGCCGCAACGATTCATTTTCTTCTTGTATAAGACTGCTCCTGAGACATTCAGCTTCAAAGTTCAAAATGACTGGAACTGGTGAGGAATGTTAAAGAAAACCAAGGCAAGAACTTGCATGCACTGGCTTCATCCTAAGTGCCAGCACTTCGTACTGGCCATTCGTCTGTAAGACAGCAAAGCTGCCCAGTCTGCACTACTAGCAAGAAGCACGAGCAAGGCCAGAAGACTAGCAACAGCTTAGTCACCTAAGCCAACTTTGTGCTTTCTTTGTACTTGGCTGTTGCACAAACTATTTCCCATAGGCTTTGCACGGGTTTTTAGATTCTTCCTTTTTACATGTCAGAAGTAGAGGACAAGACAGGTTATGTTACTGCATTAGTGTACACCAAAGAAACAGTTCAAGATGAGCTGTATTCCAGCTACAGTGTACACCTGCCCACCAGCAAACAAACAAGGTCAGAACTCAGTAGCGTGGGACaagagctattatttctgccaaCATGGAAGTGCCCTAGTGAGCTGCCACTAGACAATGTTGTGAATGTCTGTACCCAGAGAAGGGTCTAGCAGGAGATGCTAGTTCAGTTATGGACTAGGGCACAAGGTTGCATGGCTGGTTTGTGCAATGCCGAGCAAAGAGGAAAAGCATTCAGAACAAGATGTGCACAAGATTTCTAGTCACGAGCATAGGGATGAGGTCAGCATTAGCAACAACCACAATTGTTTGTGCCCAGGGAATATAATGTATCATCAGATAATTGAACAATAATCATTTCAACATCCTCTGATAAACATCAGCTTCCTTGGCTCTAAAAAAATCACCTGAAAGCAGCAAGTTCTGTAATACCACGTGGCACCACTGTTAATAGTACACATAACACCAGGGCATGGGAGATTTAACTATCAGTAGCAAAAAAGGATATGCATGCACTGAAATAAGACACTCAGGAAGTTGTGCAGAGACACGATAAACGTGTCTGCCCACTGGCGTGAGAAATAGGTGGCAAAGGTAGGGTTGGAGtctggggcagggaggaagggcagGACAAACCAATCCTTCCACTCTGCCTGGTTCTGGAGCTCTGAGGCCTGCTTGAGGAAAAACTCCTGTGCCTTGTCATTGCGGCCGGCCTGAAACACAGCAAGAAGAACAGGGCTCATGCTTCCATCCATGCCACCACGTGGGTTCT
The sequence above is drawn from the Opisthocomus hoazin isolate bOpiHoa1 chromosome 8, bOpiHoa1.hap1, whole genome shotgun sequence genome and encodes:
- the WDR91 gene encoding WD repeat-containing protein 91 isoform X1, translating into MAAAAERTDELVREYLLFRGFTAALKQLDAEIKADREKGFRVDKIVDQLQQFVQSYDLAALRDYWSYLDRRLFSRLEDVYRPTVNKLKTSLFRYYLVHTVQAGRNDKAQEFFLKQASELQNQAEWKDWFVLPFLPAPDSNPTFATYFSRQWADTFIVSLHNFLSVLFQCMPVPVILNFEAECLRSSLIQEENESLRHKLFALQAESSRMKKDELEVEQAVVHHKLPAYVANMDRLGDSELDMTCSQRSMAHSLQSRGGFLSSFLSQSKKGPSRQAHPGGASPTQSASMLLGKKEPTNHQSAKGKDGTVSSKDGKSHFSGLVAGESSSLQQRQKRLQEHGRERKELLSKGTFQEISIDISNGRRVVFCHHLFNSLVLARGQSAEKKTDISTVETEPCSDLHAEQAETATRMPTSSAEAVGVRQEQPFIVLSQEEYGEHHSSIMYCRVDCSGRRVASLDVDGVIKVWSFNPIMQTKASSISKSPLLSLEWATKRDRLLLLGSGVGTVRLYDTEAKKNLCEISIDEDMPRILSLACSPSGASFVCSAAAQSTVSHMDFSAVSSGGKSMNQAPGKLLLWDTKTMKQQLQFSLEPEPIAINCTAFNHNGNLLVTGAADGIVRLFDMQQHECAMSWKAHDGEVYSVEFSYDENTVYSIGEDGKFIQWNIHKSGLKVSDYDLPSEATGPFVLSGYSGYKQVQLPRGRLFAFDSEGNYMLTCSSTGGVIFKLNGEENVLESCLSLGGHRAPVVTVDWSTAMDCGTCLTASMDGKIKLTTLLAQKS
- the WDR91 gene encoding WD repeat-containing protein 91 isoform X4, translating into MPVPVILNFEAECLRSSLIQEENESLRHKLFALQAESSRMKKDELEVEQAVVHHKLPAYVANMDRLGDSELDMTCSQRSMAHSLQSRGGFLSSFLSQSKKGPSRQAHPGGASPTQSASMLLGKKEPTNHQSAKGKDGTVSSKDGKSHFSGLVAGESSSLQQRQKRLQEHGRERKELLSKGTFQEISIDISNGRRVVFCHHLFNSLVLARGQSAEKKTDISTVETEPCSDLHAEQAETATRMPTSSAEAVGVRQEQPFIVLSQEEYGEHHSSIMYCRVDCSGRRVASLDVDGVIKVWSFNPIMQTKASSISKSPLLSLEWATKRDRLLLLGSGVGTVRLYDTEAKKNLCEISIDEDMPRILSLACSPSGASFVCSAAAQSTVSHMDFSAVSSGGKSMNQAPGKLLLWDTKTMKQQLQFSLEPEPIAINCTAFNHNGNLLVTGAADGIVRLFDMQQHECAMSWKAHDGEVYSVEFSYDENTVYSIGEDGKFIQWNIHKSGLKVSDYDLPSEATGPFVLSGYSGYKQVQLPRGRLFAFDSEGNYMLTCSSTGGVIFKLNGEENVLESCLSLGGHRAPVVTVDWSTAMDCGTCLTASMDGKIKLTTLLAQKS